One window of the Hypanus sabinus isolate sHypSab1 chromosome 13, sHypSab1.hap1, whole genome shotgun sequence genome contains the following:
- the LOC132404249 gene encoding cytochrome c oxidase subunit 6A1, mitochondrial-like — translation MMAAMWGRLFRSGFSGVRQLSAAAGAEEHQSARMWKILTFVVAIPGVSVCMLNCYLKAQQHTHERIEFVPYDHLRIRSKPFPWGDGNHSFFHNPHTNPLPTGWED, via the exons ATGATGGCGGCGATGTGGGGACGGCTTTTCCGCAGCGGCTTCAGCGGCGTCCGTCAACTGTCGGCGGCGGCCGGGGCCGAGGAGCACCAGAGCG CACGCATGTGGAAAATCCTGACTTTTGTTGTTGCCATTCCTGGAGTATCTGTGTGTATGTTGAACTGCTACTTGAAGGCGCAGCAACACACTCATGAGAGGATTGAGTTTGTTCCTTATGATCATCTTCGCATCAGGAGCAAA CCATTCCCTTGGGGTGATGGGAACCATTCTTTCTTCCATAACCCCCATACCAATCCTCTGCCCACTGGCTGGGAAGATTGA